In a single window of the Pocillopora verrucosa isolate sample1 chromosome 4, ASM3666991v2, whole genome shotgun sequence genome:
- the LOC131769167 gene encoding trace amine-associated receptor 13c-like — MTNTSSSTCASVSRRNDTNDAYDGTQGDGIALCSALTLTFILVVVGNLLTIVIFAKNKNIRKKYLLLVVNMAFADLFLGALSLPVYIYDVGYEFRLWTTFVGNLWTNKPFLIYYMIVDTAFSQTSLISAVFIACERFYAIRWPFKHRTLSTQAYRIGIFSVWALALLISAMWTGSNLLFSYKYTMFFWGPYTLILVLITCGCNIGIWKKFQTGRVAASHQESRDLHNKRLTKTLLIVSGLTLLAWLPLILLNLLMYVWFFHVPRQFYHAVNLFNYLNSFVHPIFYALRIAEFRRALALCCTGRHVQAAVNTKLSKRGKERHRTTAEFNRELAFKQNVLDTNL; from the coding sequence ATGACCAATACGTCTTCGTCGACTTGTGCTAGTGTCAGCCGACGAAACGATACAAATGATGCATATGATGGCACACAGGGGGATGGCATTGCGTTGTGCAGCGCTTTAACGCTAACATTTATTCTAGTTGTCGTGGGAAACTTACTCACCATAGttatttttgcgaagaacaaaaatattcgcaagaaatatttgttactaGTTGTCaacatggcgtttgctgatctgTTCTTAGGAGCTTTGAGTTTACCAGTATACATTTACGATGTCGGGTATGAGTTCCGCCTATGGACCACGTTCGTTGGAAACTTATGGACCAACAAGCCTTTCTTAATTTACTACATGATCGTTGACACAGCTTTCTCGCAGACTTCTCTTATTTCTGCAGTGTTCATAGCGTgtgaaagattttacgccatACGTTGGCCGTTTAAGCATCGAACATTATCGACACAAGCATACCGCATTGGTATATTTTCAGTGTGGGCACTAGCTCTCCTTATTTCTGCAATGTGGACCGGTTCCAACCTGTTATTTTCTTACAAGTACACTATGTTTTTTTGGGGGCCGTACACTTTGATTCTAGTTTTGATCACATGTGGCTGTAATATTGGtatttggaaaaagtttcaaactggAAGAGTCGCCGCTTCACATCAAGAAAGCCGAGACTTACATAACAAGCGcttaacaaagactttgttaattgtatctGGCCTCACTTTACTCGCTTGGCTGCCGctaattttgttaaacttattAATGTATGTATGGTTTTTCCATGTACCAAGACAATTTTATCATGcggtaaaccttttcaactacttgaacTCTTTTGTCCATCCAATTTTTTACGCATTAAGAATTGCTGAGTTTCGACGAGCACTGGCTCTATGTTGTACAGGAAGACATGTGCAAGCAGCTGTAAACACAAAGCTTTCTAAGAGAGGGAAAGAGAGGCACCGAACGACCGCTGAGTTTAATCGTGAACTGGCTTTCAAACAGAATGTTCTGGATACCAATCTATAA